The Ovis canadensis isolate MfBH-ARS-UI-01 breed Bighorn chromosome 24, ARS-UI_OviCan_v2, whole genome shotgun sequence DNA window CAACACTTTCTGAGTCTTCTGGTTAACAAGCCAGCTCCTTTCAGGACTGGAGGTTTTTCTGGCTAGGACGCAGAAGTCGCCTCTCTCATGTCCTCCTCTTGAGCCTCAGGAAACAACTAACTGCAGGAATGTAAACTCCAGAAAGTCTTCTCAGAGAGGCCAGCGGTGGACACCTCTCCCTAGAAGCCCTCCTTACCTTCCTCAGCCTCTGGGGGACATAATTTCAGGAGGGACACGTTATCTGGGATAAGATGGAGGCTGCTTTTCACCTGCAAAGAAAAAGTAGATCAGTACCAAATGCTCCCTCGACTTACAGAGAAAACTGGGGTCAATTCTCTCACACCcagcctcctccagctcccaAGTCCACCCCGAGGATGTAGATATTACCACTCTCCCAGAGGAACTCAGGAGCTCAGCTTCGCCAGGATCCAAAATTGGAGTACTctaccatatgatattacttgtatgtggaatctaaactatgacataAATGAACCCATCTAGGAAGCAGaacttagagaacagacttgcggttgccaagcagggaggtgggggaagttgggggtggggtgggagatggactgggagtttggagttAGTAGATGcatattacatatagaatggacggacaaggccctactgtacagcacagtgtCAATGTCCTAGggcaaaccataatggaaaagaatatatatacatacacataacctcagatatgcagatgacatcactcttatggcagaaaatgaagaactaaagagcctcttgattaaagtgaaagaggagagtgaaaaagttggcttaaagctcaacattcagaaaacgaagatcatggcatctggtcccatcacttcatgggaaatagatggggaaagagtggcagactttattttggggggcttcaaaatcactgcagatggtgactgcaaccatgaaattgaaagacgcttactccttggaaggaaagttatgatcaacctagacaggatattaaaaaacagagacattactttgccaacaaaggtccatctagtcaaggctatggtttttccagtagtcatgtatggatgtgagatttggactataaagcaagctgatgccaaagaattgatgcttttgaatcatggggttggagaagactcttgagagtcccttggactgcaaggagatccaaccagtccatcctaaaggaaatcagtcctgaatattcattagaaggactgaagctgaagctgaagttccaatactttggccacctgatgcaaagagctgactcatttgaaaagaccctgatgctgggaaagattgaaggtggaaggaggaaaaggggacgacagaagatgagacggttggatggcatcaccgactcaatggacatgagtttgagtaaattccaggagttggtgatggacagggaggcctggtgtgctgttctccatggagtcgcaaagagtcagacacgactgagcgactgagctgaactgaacatatatgtgAGTCACTTTGCCACATTCACTTTGTCaatttctgtacagcagaagttaATCCAACATTGTccatcaactacacttcaatttaaaaaatgcaggagTACTCTGATGAGGAGCACCCTTTTCCTAATGCACTCTAAGGATGCAAGTTTCATTCCCCTTTCTTAGGAAGGAGCTAGCCATCTTGCTGTCTTAGGATCCTTGGCAATTTCAGGCCCCTCGCTCACCATACCATGTGGGGACCCCAGTCCTCTCTGAATTTCCATGGACCCCCGTCCCCATCTTCCTGAATCTTTAGCATCGAGAAACCCAACATGCCCCAAATCCCAGCCCTAGGTCCTCCAGCTCTTCCCTTAACCATCAGGGATCCCAACCCCTTAGGCTCCCTATACGGCCCCCCCGCGACACTCCAGCTCCTGGCAATCCCAAACTCCAAGCACACTCCAAACCCCTTCAGCCTCCCCAATTTGCATCTTTCTGCCTCCCAGTTCCCTAGGCCCTGCTTCCATTTCGTCTCCCAAGACCAACCCTAGAACTCTACCTCAGCACTCCTAAACCCAGTCCCTCCGCGCTAACCCTCCCGGGAACCCGGCTGCACCTTCTCGGAGTACACTGGAACCGCCGGTGCCTCCCCAGGATCcagcagcagccgccgccgccgcctgacCAAGACCCGAGGGGCTCCACCCGGCTCTGCGTCCGCCCCTTCGCTGTCACTGTCTCTGTCGTCCCGGGACGCGGCCGGCACGGGGGATTCAGGGAGTGGGACCTCGGCCGCCGCCGCAGCGTCGCGCGCAGTTGCGACCTCCAAGACATCCTCATCGCTGTCGCTGACCAAGTCCACGAGCACCGAGTCCAAGGTGCGTCGAGCTGGGGATCGCTGGGCGCCAGGACATCGGCTCCGGCCGCCCCGGGATCCCCGAGTCcttcggccgccgccgccgcctctggGACGGCCCGGTCTCCTCAGCGGCTCCGCCATGGCACACACCGGGACTCTACAGTAGCCAGCTTCTGGTCAACTCGCCCGGCCCCCTCCAGCGGATTCCGCCCTTCATTGGGCGAATCGCCTGCTAGTCAACACCTCTCTCCGCCCACGCCCTCTGGCTCCACCTCTCCGCCTTTTCATTGGTCGCTGCATCCGCCCATCACGTATTCACCACTGAAACCAAGGCGCCAAATATTCCAATCAACCTTGGCACAATCGTCGTAGGTTTCGATTCGGTCCGGCTCACCCATTGGCCTGACCGGCCTTCTACAAGGCCCGCCCACTGAATGGAGTCTTTTTCCTGGTTGGTGGAGGAGTGAGGCATCCTGGGAATTATAGTCCGCAAACCCTCAGGCTAGTGTAGACTAAATCGGGCTGACAATAGCTTTCAGACACCGCGGATCTCATGGGTGTCCGCTTTCTCCTTTCCCCCAACTGCGGGGTGGGCTCAGTAATTACACTACACGCCGAACCTCGCATACGCCCCTCCTCATGTACAGAATCCACGCAACACACACCCGGAGCCACACTTCAACACCATACAACTCTCCGAATTCCCTCCTCCAGCGTTCCTCACACAGGACGTCCCGACAGACACTACACGGGCCATATCAACACAACATGCGCTCTTGCAAGACTCCCTCGATATACACCTCAGAACACCCGCCTCGCAAAAAACCTGGAAGGgcaaacacaaatgaaaaatagGTTTAATTCTCCCTGTTGAAAATAAGGATCATGACTTCTtcactctttcagaatttctttcttgcaacttttaaaaatttgtaaatctgtgtgtatgtgttttaattgtagtagagttgatttaaaacattgtgttagtttttggtgtACAACACGGTGAttcagttttgtgtgttttttttttaaggttagctTTTTTacatcaacattttattttatttatttatttttggttggactgggtcttccttgctttgtgcgggctttctttagttgcagtgcgGGGAGGGGGGGAGCTGGCGGCTACTCTTCATTTGTGGTGCCAAGACTTCTCACTGGGATGACTTCTCTTGTAGAGCACAGAACTCTAGGCATGGGTTTCATGGGATCAGtatttgtggtgcacaggcttaattgttccgtggcatgtggaatcttcccagaccaggaatcaaactcatgtcccctgctaACGCAGGCAGActcatccactgtgccaccagggaagtccttgattcagttttatatatattttctttttcaaattcttttccattatactttATTACAAGATAGTGATTGTagtcctctgtgctatacaataggactttgttgtttatttattttatatatagtaattgtttctgctaatcccaaactcctaattgatCCCAACCCACCCCgcaccctttcccctttggtaaccatgaacttgtttttttcttctgtgagtctgtttctgttctgtaaataagttctggaGCCATCTTTTTGAAAGCCAAGTGTCAGGGGAAATAGCTCCAGCTCCAACGGGAGACTAACAGCCTAACTTGTAGAAGCTCTTCTGCAATATACAAAACCACCTACCATCTGAAAGATGCTAGAAGCTTGTTTCACCCTTGGATAAAAGCCAATCGCCATGAGAAAGGGTGATCTACTACGTATGTCTTAAAGGTGAAGTCAAGTCCCCTTCTTGAGGTCTAGTCATTGGAAACAGGATATGGTTTTGAATATTCATCTTGAAAAGAGGATAATGGGTTATACCTGCTTGGCTTATACGAAAGTGTGAGATTTCTTTCGGCTTTTGCAATCAGTCTCTTAGGGGACTGCCTGTGACATGCATCACATTCTGTTTAAtgcttatttaataataaaatggttTTCTGTCTCTACCACCTCTGTAGAGAGGTTTTCTGGGTtggaaggttttgttttttcattatattttcccAACCAACCCAGCAATGACACTGCGTCCCTCAGAGGTTACCTACCCTCCACACACTACAGTATTCACAACTCCTGTACCAGAtgcaccccaacacacacagcacagacaCACCCCCTCCCACATGTCACACCTCCTACATTGCCTCCAATCATGACACTTGTTGACCTAAATAAAGGTCAGTTATtgtagagaattccctggcagtccagtggttaggactcctcgctttcactgccaagggcccgggttcaatccctggttagagaTCCCTCAAGGggagtggcacagccaaaaagacaaacaaaaccaAAGTCAGTTATTTTTACCAGCAAGAATAGATTTATTCAGGAATAGCAGAGAACAAGGAAGTTACACCAAAAGCCATAGGCAAGGCCAACAAACAGAGAAGGTTACTGTATAGGAAAAAAAGGGAAGGTATTGGGAGGGGTTGTTTTGAAGGAATGTCCACTGGAGAAAAGTAAGAGTTCAGGGTAATGATGGTTTCTCACTGTTCGAGTTGCTAGGGTAATGGTTTTTCTAGGAGATGAAATGTCCATCTTTTCCTCTTGGGACCTGTAACTGATGATTCTTCCCGGTCCATGGTTCTTCCATTAGGGTCTGTAACTGACAGTTCTTCCTGTAATTGATGATGAGTGTCTTCAACTGACAACGGTCCCTGTAATTGATGAAAGCATCCCCTTCAACTGCATTttggagaaagtgaagtcgcttagtcgtgcccaactctttgcgaccccgtggactgtagcccaccaggctcctctgtccatgggattctccaggcaagaatactggagtgggttgccatttccttctccaggggatctttccgacccagggatcaaacctgggtctcctgcattgcaggcagacgctttaccctttgagccacgagggaagcattTTAGTGAGGGTTCCCTTTATTAATTTTCACACCCCTGACACCTCACACTATACATGCCACACCATATTTCACACAGAACGCCCACCCAGCATACAGCCAATACCAcctgtctctcacacacatagGGTTCACGTGGCTTGTGCTTCACACACCCATCCAATACAGCATCTTGACATCCACCCACATCCTATCCCATCCCCCTCTTCTACCACACTGATATCCACTATACATACACCTCAAGTTAGCCCAACATCTGAAGTCCTCCAAATAGACTCAGCCAAAGTCAAGACTGAAGTCACACAGGCCCAGCAGGTGGGGCTGTTTCCCAAGGGACAAAGACTCTGGCTCTGGCAGTGTGGACTCCAAGGACTTCCCACTCCCAGGAAATCATCTTTTTGCAGCAAAGCTGGAAGAATAGAGACTGCACCAAAAGTCTTTCTGCCACCTTGGTCCCTACCTGAGCATGCTCAgcctctgttgtgtccaactctttgcgaccccatggactgtagcctgccaggctcctccgtccatgggattttccaggcaagaatactggagcaagttgccattttctcctccagaggatcttcccaacccagggactgaacccacgtctcttgtgtctcctgcattggcaggcggattctttattactgtgtcacctgggaagcccctccctacCTGAGAGGCTCCTGCAAACTAGGGGTAACTCTGAGGGCCTGAAATTTCCCTCAAGCCTGTCTCCCTAAATCCTGTTCACGAGATATAAGTGGTCCAGCACCTGCCAAAGAAACAGATGATGGGGTGGGAAGTTGGGAAACTCTGGAGCGTGGCTGTCTTCTGAGCAGGTCCCTACGCTGGAGGAAGTTCTGACCCAAATGTTCTGGGTGGCCTCTGGCTCTTGGGACACAGAGGCCCTTAATAAATGTCAAATAATTATAatagctaggacttccctggtgatccagtcgttaagaccccatgctccctatgcagggggccgggtttcaacccctggtcagagaactagacccCCAAGTGCCCCAACTAAGATTCCTCATggtgcaacaaagatcaaagatcccgtgtgccacagctagggctcagcacagccaaattagtaaatacatattttaaaaataatagtaaaaacagCCAATATTCGAGTGACTACTATGCCACCGTCACATGCTTCATATTTCACTTAAGGCTCATTAATGTAGCTATCATTACGATGGGTATTTTACAGACCAGGAAGCTGCAGCACAGACAGCTTGAGTCACACAGTCAGAATAGAGTggatctgggatcaaacccaggtagtTTGATTCCAGAGCACTGGGCTGGAGTTGGCACACCTTGGCTCCTCTCTTCCCCCAAGCATTCCCCAGGTAACCGACTCACAAGACTCCTATTTTTGTCCCCCAAATCTCAGGACTTGCCAGAGTCCTTCACTCACTCCTCCTTTCCCactcatttcttcatctgtgcCATCCTCTGATTGGGTATCAGAGGCACAGAGAAGACCCAGACCTGAATTCACCCTCAAGGAGGAAGGATGTTTTCACCAGGAGTCACAAATTTACATGCTTCAGGCATAGACAGGAAACCTACATGAATGAAGCACGCTGGGTGAGAGGCAATAGAGAATGCTGGGGACTATGGCAATATGGAAAGTTTATATTAGTTGAAGGATAAGGTAGGGACAGGGTGAATCTTGAGCTAGATgtgggaattttattttatttggactgTGTCCAAGATGGAAGCCCAAGGAAATGCTGAAGGTTCATTTCCCAACCCCCACACTCCAAATATACACTATGCAAATGTAACAGGAAgtatcactttctttcttttctttctcttagtaCATACCTGAGCGCAAATGCAGGACAGAATTTTCCCAGTGCTAGAAATCAAGAAGGAAATCAAAGTCACAGCAGTGAAACAGAAGCCCATTGGAATGCTAGGGTCCCTAAGATTGGAGTTTTAATGACCACCTGGGGACAGAGGTCAAGTTTGCAGTTTCAGGAAGAGCAGCGAGCTGAAACTAAGCCCCCTGCACAAAGCTGGGAGCAGAGAAAAGACTGTATGTCGTGGGCACAGaagacagagggggaaaaaaacccatccACAAACCTTGGGATACAGCTTGGAAAAAGTCATCAGAATTCCCGGAGCCATCGGATTATGGGTTTGGATTCAGACCAAACCTCTAGGGTAAAAGCTTGCTCTGAATAAAATGATAAGAAACCTGTGTAGCCTGTAAAACTGTGGCAGAAGCCAAATCAAGCTGGCCCCAGGAGATGTGAGTGGGGCCCAGGGAACTCAGAGGACTCCTGCAGGAGAAACAAAGAATGCTTCCATGGTGACATCGCCATGTACAGATGACAGTAATCACCTCCTCCCTAATCCTACTTTATAACTGGGAACACTGAGGGTCAGTGATTTTGAGTAAGTTACTTAAAGTCAGTTAGCAATTAAagtatttaatttctctgtgcctcagtcttctCGGCTTTTAGGCAATAACTTTAGTTTACCTTCCTCATAGGATTGTCATAAAGATAAAACGAGATGCTACTTGTAAGGCATTTATTAATATTAGAACTATGCCTGATACATCATCCTATGAGGAAGGTATATTAAAATAGCTAaaatcaaagtgttagttgcttagtagtGCCCGACAtcacgaccgcatggactatagcctgccaggctcctctgtccatggaattctctaggcaagaatactggagtgcgttgctatttcctactccaggggatcttcccaactcagggatcaaacttgggtctcctgcattgcaggcagattcttttttttttttttttttaagatacagtaGCTTTTATTTACAGTAAATTTATACATGTGCTGATTAGTCATGCTTATATTACATAAGAACACATacgaaaccaaaatttaaaagagagaaaaagtcaaTCCTATCAGCCATCCTGAAAATTCAAAAGAGTTCATAAATAGCAAGCTCTCACAAGGAGGTAGCTCAACACAATtggtaatttatataatttaacatgctacaaatgaagaaaataaacaagacatAGGGATGAGGACAGGAAAAGTCCTGTCAAGATTCtcttcattttgattttattgcTTTCTTGCCTTCAGGGGGGAAGATTTTGACTTCAAAAGTCACAAAATACTTGAGAAGGGAATTTACATCTTGCTGTTCTAGATGGTATTCTTCAGCTATTTTCTTAGCAGTCCATGTGTCTGGATAAAGTTTATGATTATTGAGAAGTGTCAATGCCTCTACAATGGAAATTTTGCCTTTGGGAATGTTCTTAACGTTCATCATGTCAAACTGATGGTCTTTCGCCACCCTGAACTCCTTAGGCTTCTGACGTGTTGCGGCATCCTTTCCCTGCAAAGAAGACACGGGATCTTGGGAATCAACATACACGTCTTTTAGTAATGACAGCAGTTTGTCATCTTTCCTATCAATTTCTCTCTTAATTTCTGGATGGCTGCTCATCTGCTCTCGCAGGAGGTTTTTGGTGGAGGGGTGCCTGGGAGCGGGGGAAGGCTTCATTCTGCTGATTTCCTGTTCCGCCCGATTCTCTAGGTTGAAATTCCTGACTGCGCGAGCCACCGCAGCCCCCATGTCTTCACAACATGATGCCCTAAGTTACACCACACGTGGTTAAACACCCGCGCGAGCGACCTCCGGGACACACCAGAGCAtgcctgcaggcagattcttaatgtctgagccacaaaGTTTCAGAGACAAGAAAGAACAGTCTCAACAATAAATATAGGACATTATGAAGAACTGGAGTATTAATAAAAGGAAttctaggacttcccttgtggttaaGGTGGTTGAGAATCCCCCTgaaaatgcaggggacatggattcgatccctggtccagaaagattccacatgccacagagcaactaagcccatgcaccctagagctctgtgctctgcaacaaaagaagccactgcaatgagaagcctacacacccgcatgaagagtagccccactcaccgctactagagaaagcctgcttgcagcaacgaagacccagtgcaacaaaaaattaaaaaaaaaaaaaagatgtatggctgagtccctttgctgtctacctgaaacgattacaacattgttaatcagttatactccaatacaaaacaaaaagtttaattgaaaaagaaaaggaactctagaaataaaaatgtgggTATTGAAAAAGTCTAGGCAGCCTTACAGAGAGCATGAGAGGGACTAGGATTCAGATACCAATTTTCAGAAGAGCACTGGAGCTGGGGCAGCCAGGCAGAAGATACCAAAACTGTCAATGACCGAGTCCATCTTTGCCTGAGACAGGAATCTGGGTGTGGTGGAGCTTGCTACATCGTAGTTTCAGAGCCTGGAGACTTTTAGCTCTGAAGTCTTTGTGTCTGTGGTTTACATCACAGGCAGTTTACCAGGTAATAGAACAGGAGCCAGGTTTCTGGATTCAGCTCTGTGACATGCTAGTCATGTGACCTGGCCTCTCTGACTCTCAGTTTGCCATCTACAGAACTGCACTTAGGAAGGGAGGGTGTCAAGAATGATATAGGTTCTGGAATTAGACTGCCAGAGTTCAAATCCTGACCCCAATCTTTATTAACTAGGCAAGCCTTGAGCACGTAATTTAgtgtctctgcctcagtttcctcatctatgaaataagGTTGTTTGTGAAGGcaaaatgagttaatatacagaaacatacatacacatgtaataaatataaaatactttaataCAGTCTTGGCACATAAGAGCTCAATAATCTTGTGAGGTGATTGGAAAGATTAAATGCATTCATTGATGTCAGACTATAGCAGACACTCAGTAACTAACAGTGATGGGACTTCCctatggctaagactctgtgctcccaaagcaggggaccagagttcgagccctggtcagtgaactaagatcctacatgccatggacaactaagcccacatgccacaactaaagagagcCATGTGCTGCAAAGACTGAACCctttagagcccatgctctgcaacaggagaagcccatgctccacagtgAAGAGCCTACATAGCAGAGGGGGAAAATGCCGAAGctaaagagcccacatgccgcatCCAAGGTTGCAGATCCggagtgctacaactaagacctaccacagccaaata harbors:
- the LOC138429631 gene encoding NADH dehydrogenase [ubiquinone] 1 alpha subcomplex assembly factor 4-like, giving the protein MGAAVARAVRNFNLENRAEQEISRMKPSPAPRHPSTKNLLREQMSSHPEIKREIDRKDDKLLSLLKDVYVDSQDPVSSLQGKDAATRQKPKEFRVAKDHQFDMMNVKNIPKGKISIVEALTLLNNHKLYPDTWTAKKIAEEYHLEQQDVNSLLKYFVTFEVKIFPPEGKKAIKSK